In the Microcaecilia unicolor chromosome 10, aMicUni1.1, whole genome shotgun sequence genome, one interval contains:
- the KCNMB2 gene encoding calcium-activated potassium channel subunit beta-2 isoform X1, which produces MLEKQQTCSVKEDNIMLSIKTGKERERSLRHSSKTSGVRKRDARKSSKMFIWTSGRTSSSYRPDERRNIYQKIKDHDLLDKRKTVTALKAGEDRAILLGLSMMVCSIMMYFLLGITLLRSYMQSVWTEEAQCTLLNASITETFNCSFSCGPDSWKISQYPCLQVYVNLTSSGQKLLLYHNEETLKTNSECSYVPRCGKNYDESMSLVNVIMENFRKYQRFSCFYDPEGTQKNVLLTKLYSSNVVFHSLLWPSSVLIGGIAIVAMVKLTQYLSLLCERIQRISR; this is translated from the exons ATGCTAGAAAAACAACAAACTTGTTCAGTCAAAGAAGATAATATAATGTTGTCAATTAAAAccgggaaggagagagaaag GTCCTTACGTCATTCCTCAAAGACCTCCGGAGTCAGGAAACGCGACGCGAGGAAGTCCTCTAAAATGTTCATTTGGACCAGCGGCCGGACATCCTCATCATACAGACCTGATGAACGAAG AAATATCTACCAAAAAATCAAGGACCATGATCTTCTGGATAAAAGGAAAACAGTCACAGCTCTGAAAGCAGGAGAGGACCGGGCAATCCTGCTGGGACTGAGCATGATGGTCTGCTCCATCATGATGTACTTTTTACTAGGAATCACGCTACTTCGATCCTACATGCAAAG CGTTTGGACCGAAGAGGCCCAATGCACACTGCTCAATGCATCCATCACAGAAACATTTAACTGCTCATTTAGCTGTGGTCCAGATTCCTGGAAAATCTCTCAATACCCCTGTCTACAGGTCTACGTCAATCTGACATCTTCCGGACAGAAGCTCCTCCTCTACCACAATGAAGAGACCTTGAAAACCAATTCGGAG TGTTCCTATGTCCCCAGGTGTGGAAAGAACTATGACGAATCCATGTCTCTTGTGAACGTTATCATGGAAAACTTCCGAAAATACCAACGCTTTTCGTGTTTCTATGACCCGGAAGGAACTCAGAAAAATGTTCTCTTAACCAAACTGTACAGTTCTAACGTGGTGTTCCACTCGCTGCTCTGGCCGTCCTCTGTGCTGATTGGTGGAATTGCCATCGTTGCTATGGTGAAACTGACGCAGTACCTCTCCCTTCTCTGCGAGAGAATCCAAAGGATCAGCAGATAA
- the KCNMB2 gene encoding calcium-activated potassium channel subunit beta-2 isoform X2: protein MFIWTSGRTSSSYRPDERRNIYQKIKDHDLLDKRKTVTALKAGEDRAILLGLSMMVCSIMMYFLLGITLLRSYMQSVWTEEAQCTLLNASITETFNCSFSCGPDSWKISQYPCLQVYVNLTSSGQKLLLYHNEETLKTNSECSYVPRCGKNYDESMSLVNVIMENFRKYQRFSCFYDPEGTQKNVLLTKLYSSNVVFHSLLWPSSVLIGGIAIVAMVKLTQYLSLLCERIQRISR, encoded by the exons ATGTTCATTTGGACCAGCGGCCGGACATCCTCATCATACAGACCTGATGAACGAAG AAATATCTACCAAAAAATCAAGGACCATGATCTTCTGGATAAAAGGAAAACAGTCACAGCTCTGAAAGCAGGAGAGGACCGGGCAATCCTGCTGGGACTGAGCATGATGGTCTGCTCCATCATGATGTACTTTTTACTAGGAATCACGCTACTTCGATCCTACATGCAAAG CGTTTGGACCGAAGAGGCCCAATGCACACTGCTCAATGCATCCATCACAGAAACATTTAACTGCTCATTTAGCTGTGGTCCAGATTCCTGGAAAATCTCTCAATACCCCTGTCTACAGGTCTACGTCAATCTGACATCTTCCGGACAGAAGCTCCTCCTCTACCACAATGAAGAGACCTTGAAAACCAATTCGGAG TGTTCCTATGTCCCCAGGTGTGGAAAGAACTATGACGAATCCATGTCTCTTGTGAACGTTATCATGGAAAACTTCCGAAAATACCAACGCTTTTCGTGTTTCTATGACCCGGAAGGAACTCAGAAAAATGTTCTCTTAACCAAACTGTACAGTTCTAACGTGGTGTTCCACTCGCTGCTCTGGCCGTCCTCTGTGCTGATTGGTGGAATTGCCATCGTTGCTATGGTGAAACTGACGCAGTACCTCTCCCTTCTCTGCGAGAGAATCCAAAGGATCAGCAGATAA